A genomic window from Ideonella sp. WA131b includes:
- a CDS encoding N-acetylmuramoyl-L-alanine amidase, with amino-acid sequence MALWWALVLGACATHPPGMGRTPGGVPVVTTHTAKGQDSRVLFLILHYTVADLPQSLHILTEREVSAHYLLTDETPPRIHRLVDEERRAWHSGQSGWKGHRLLNASSIGIEIVHPGYRKGPDGEKVFAAFPPVQIEALVPLVRDIVTRHRIRPDRVLGHGEVTPSYKEDPGPTFPWARLAAEGLVPPLPDAARVAAQRAVYEAALPGALWFQQQLRQWGYVIEATGLWDDQSRRVMMNFQMRYRPADHRAEMDAESAALLWVLNNPPAPAAAAPAGRPAPRVLGAPAPR; translated from the coding sequence ATGGCGCTGTGGTGGGCCCTGGTGCTGGGCGCCTGCGCCACGCACCCGCCCGGCATGGGCCGCACCCCGGGCGGCGTGCCCGTGGTCACCACGCACACGGCCAAGGGGCAGGACAGCCGCGTGCTCTTCCTCATCCTCCACTACACCGTGGCCGACCTGCCGCAGAGCCTGCACATCCTGACCGAGCGCGAGGTCTCGGCGCACTATCTGCTCACCGACGAGACGCCGCCGCGCATCCACCGCCTGGTCGACGAGGAGCGCCGCGCCTGGCACTCGGGCCAGAGCGGCTGGAAGGGCCACCGGCTGCTCAACGCCAGCAGCATCGGCATCGAGATCGTGCACCCGGGCTACCGCAAGGGGCCGGACGGCGAGAAGGTGTTCGCGGCGTTCCCGCCGGTGCAGATCGAGGCCCTCGTGCCGTTGGTGCGCGACATCGTCACGCGCCACCGCATCCGGCCCGACCGCGTGCTCGGCCACGGCGAGGTGACGCCCTCGTACAAAGAGGATCCCGGCCCCACCTTCCCCTGGGCGCGGCTGGCGGCCGAAGGCCTGGTGCCGCCGCTGCCCGACGCCGCCCGCGTGGCCGCGCAGCGCGCCGTGTACGAGGCGGCGTTGCCCGGCGCGCTGTGGTTCCAGCAGCAGTTGCGGCAGTGGGGCTACGTGATCGAGGCCACCGGCCTGTGGGACGACCAGAGCCGCCGCGTGATGATGAACTTCCAGATGCGCTACCGCCCTGCCGACCACCGTGCTGAGATGGACGCCGAGAGCGCCGCCCTGCTGTGGGTGCTGAACAACCCCCCGGCGCCCGCAGCCGCGGCGCCCGCGGGGCGCCCGGCACCCCGGGTGCTGGGCGCCCCGGCCCCGCGATGA
- a CDS encoding family 10 glycosylhydrolase — translation MSAPPSRREALGRLGALGTLATLGPLATGGCAGLDRPSPLIEVPAPAPAPAAAPEPAEEGPPPSPRELRGAWVATVANIDWPSRAGLSGAQQRHEALALLDRARALNLNLLVLQVRPAGDAIYPSALEPWTEFLSGEQGRAPWLAGEPAWDPLAFWLEQAHARAIELHVWFNTYRARHSAAQSPPVAPHLAVRQPALVRRYGEQLWMDPGEPAAAAHTLAVVADVLRRYAVDGVHIDDYFYPYPVLANPAAGPGSAELPFPDDDSHARHRAAGGTLAREDWRRANVDALVRQLHDTVHAVRPGTRFGISPFGIGRPERRPPGITGFSQYDKLFADVERWIAEGWLDYLVPQLYWPIDRVGQQFPVLLAHWQRELAQLSPPPQRHLWPGLFTSQVRRRADDAPGPRAWPAAELLAQVQLLRQQGAAGHVHFSLVALMQDRDGLAAALQRGPYAEPALVPATPWLDARVPAAPTLQREGAALRIEPAAGEPPVARWALWRRVAGRWRFAVLPGTARTVALEGADRVALAAVSRTGVEGPRHLFTP, via the coding sequence ATGAGTGCGCCGCCCTCGCGACGCGAGGCCCTGGGCCGGCTGGGGGCGCTGGGCACGCTGGCCACGCTGGGCCCGCTGGCGACCGGCGGTTGCGCGGGGCTCGACCGCCCGTCACCGCTGATCGAGGTCCCGGCACCGGCGCCGGCCCCGGCAGCGGCGCCGGAGCCTGCCGAGGAGGGGCCGCCCCCCAGCCCGCGCGAGCTGCGCGGGGCCTGGGTCGCCACCGTGGCCAACATCGACTGGCCCAGCCGCGCCGGCCTGAGCGGCGCGCAGCAGCGCCACGAGGCCCTGGCGCTGCTGGACCGCGCGCGTGCCCTGAACCTGAACCTGCTGGTGCTGCAGGTGCGGCCGGCCGGCGACGCCATCTACCCCTCGGCGCTCGAGCCCTGGACCGAGTTCCTCTCCGGCGAGCAGGGCCGCGCCCCCTGGCTGGCCGGCGAGCCGGCCTGGGACCCGCTGGCCTTCTGGCTCGAGCAGGCGCATGCGCGCGCCATCGAGCTGCACGTGTGGTTCAACACTTACCGCGCGCGCCACTCGGCCGCCCAGTCGCCGCCGGTGGCGCCGCACCTGGCCGTGCGCCAGCCGGCGCTGGTGCGGCGCTACGGCGAACAACTTTGGATGGACCCCGGCGAGCCCGCCGCGGCGGCGCACACCCTGGCCGTGGTGGCCGACGTGCTGCGCCGCTACGCCGTCGATGGCGTGCACATCGACGATTATTTCTATCCCTACCCGGTGCTGGCCAACCCGGCGGCCGGCCCCGGCAGCGCCGAGCTGCCCTTTCCCGACGACGACAGCCACGCCCGCCACCGCGCGGCCGGCGGCACGCTGGCGCGCGAGGACTGGCGGCGCGCCAACGTCGATGCGCTTGTGCGGCAGCTGCACGACACGGTGCATGCCGTGCGTCCCGGCACACGCTTCGGCATCAGCCCCTTCGGCATCGGCCGGCCCGAGCGGCGGCCCCCCGGCATCACCGGTTTCAGCCAGTACGACAAGCTGTTCGCCGACGTCGAGCGCTGGATCGCCGAGGGCTGGCTCGACTACCTGGTGCCACAGCTGTACTGGCCCATCGACCGCGTGGGCCAGCAGTTCCCGGTGCTGCTGGCGCACTGGCAGCGCGAGCTGGCGCAGCTGTCTCCGCCACCGCAGCGCCACCTGTGGCCGGGGCTGTTCACGAGCCAGGTGCGGCGCCGCGCCGACGACGCCCCGGGCCCGCGCGCCTGGCCGGCGGCCGAGCTGCTGGCGCAGGTGCAGCTCCTGCGGCAGCAAGGCGCGGCCGGGCACGTCCACTTCAGCCTGGTGGCGCTGATGCAGGACCGCGACGGCCTGGCCGCCGCGCTGCAGCGCGGCCCCTATGCCGAGCCCGCGTTGGTGCCGGCCACGCCCTGGCTCGACGCGCGGGTGCCGGCGGCGCCGACCCTGCAGCGCGAAGGCGCGGCGCTGCGCATCGAGCCCGCCGCCGGTGAGCCGCCCGTGGCCCGCTGGGCGCTGTGGCGCCGCGTGGCGGGCCGCTGGCGCTTTGCCGTGCTGCCCGGGACCGCGCGCACCGTCGCCCTGGAGGGCGCCGACCGCGTGGCCCTGGCCGCCGTCAGCCGCACGGGCGTCGAAGGACCGCGCCACCTGTTCACGCCCTGA
- a CDS encoding N-acetylmuramic acid 6-phosphate etherase, whose amino-acid sequence MTLPRTEQPHPDHPGLDGYDTATLLAAFVDDQALAAAAVRAALPALQRAVEAAVPRLHRGGRLVTVGAGTSGRLGVLDSVELGPTFDWPRERAPALLAGGEGAMFVAVEGAEDSAPRGADDVMALAPTADDVVIALAASGSTPYALGAVDAARAAGAFTIGIANNPGAPLLAAAHIGVLLDTGPELISGSTRLKAGTAQKIALNSFSSACMVRLHKVYGNLMVDLRATNAKLVQRALRLTVRASGADEAAAQAALQAAGLRVKTAIVMLRAGVDAATAEARLAAALGSVQRALDGR is encoded by the coding sequence ATGACCCTGCCCCGCACCGAACAGCCGCACCCGGATCACCCGGGCCTGGACGGCTACGACACGGCCACTTTGCTGGCGGCCTTCGTCGACGACCAGGCGCTCGCTGCCGCGGCCGTGCGCGCCGCGCTGCCGGCGCTGCAGCGGGCGGTGGAGGCCGCCGTGCCACGGCTGCACCGCGGCGGCCGGCTCGTCACCGTGGGCGCCGGCACCAGCGGCCGGCTGGGCGTGCTCGACAGCGTCGAGCTCGGCCCCACCTTCGACTGGCCGCGGGAGCGCGCCCCGGCCCTGCTGGCCGGTGGCGAGGGCGCGATGTTCGTCGCCGTCGAAGGGGCCGAGGACAGCGCGCCGCGTGGCGCCGACGACGTGATGGCGCTGGCGCCCACCGCCGACGACGTGGTGATCGCGCTGGCGGCCTCGGGCAGCACGCCCTACGCGCTGGGCGCGGTGGACGCCGCGCGCGCGGCCGGCGCCTTCACCATCGGCATCGCCAACAACCCCGGCGCGCCGCTGCTGGCGGCGGCGCACATCGGCGTGCTGCTGGACACCGGCCCGGAGCTCATCAGCGGCAGCACGCGGCTGAAGGCGGGCACCGCGCAGAAGATCGCGCTCAACAGCTTCAGCAGCGCGTGCATGGTCCGGCTGCACAAGGTCTACGGCAACCTCATGGTGGACCTGCGCGCCACCAACGCCAAGCTCGTGCAGCGCGCGCTGCGCCTGACGGTGCGCGCCAGCGGTGCCGACGAGGCCGCCGCGCAAGCGGCGCTGCAGGCCGCGGGGCTGCGCGTGAAGACGGCCATCGTCATGCTCAGGGCCGGCGTCGACGCCGCCACCGCCGAGGCCCGCCTGGCCGCCGCCCTGGGCAGCGTGCAGCGCGCGCTGGACGGGCGCTGA
- a CDS encoding FAD-binding protein has protein sequence MNAPLPDHVLPRIEPRPVPPALLAELRARFGERCSTALAVREQHGRGESVYDAAPPEAVLFCESNDDVQFAVRLAHEHAVPVIPFGVGSSLEGHLLAVQGGLSLDLSRMTKILAVHAEDLTVTVQAGVTREQLNREIRDTGLFFPIDPGANASLGGMAATRASGTNAVRYGTMRENVLGLAVVTAAGDLVHTGTRAKKSSAGYDLTRLFVGSEGTLGVMTEITLKLYPLPEAVSAAICHFPSIDAAVRTTIQVIQMGVPIARCELLDAHAIRAVNRHSKLSLAEQPMLLMEFHGSAAGVQEQAETVQAIAAEFGGGGFEWATTPEARSKLWTARHQAYFAALQMRPGCRCQSSDTCVPISKLAESINDSVAEAEASGIPYWIVGHVGDGNFHLSYLMDPTDPAEAEAVERLNVQMVERALRLGGTCTGEHGIGLHKMGYLVQEAGEGAVALMRSVKQALDPRNIMNPGKVFRA, from the coding sequence ATGAACGCACCGCTGCCCGACCACGTGCTGCCCCGCATCGAGCCTCGCCCCGTGCCGCCGGCCCTGCTGGCCGAGCTGAGGGCCCGCTTCGGCGAGCGCTGCAGCACCGCGCTGGCGGTGCGCGAGCAGCACGGCCGCGGCGAGAGCGTCTACGACGCCGCGCCGCCCGAGGCCGTGCTGTTCTGCGAGAGCAACGACGACGTGCAGTTCGCGGTGCGCCTGGCGCACGAGCACGCCGTGCCCGTCATCCCCTTCGGCGTGGGCAGCTCGCTCGAGGGCCACCTGCTGGCGGTGCAGGGCGGCCTCAGCCTGGATCTCTCGCGCATGACGAAGATCCTGGCGGTGCACGCCGAGGACCTGACCGTCACCGTGCAGGCCGGCGTCACGCGCGAGCAGCTCAACCGCGAGATCCGCGACACGGGCCTGTTCTTCCCCATCGACCCCGGCGCCAACGCCAGCCTGGGCGGCATGGCGGCCACGCGGGCCAGCGGCACCAACGCCGTGCGCTACGGCACCATGCGCGAGAACGTGCTGGGGCTGGCGGTGGTCACCGCCGCGGGTGATCTGGTGCACACCGGCACACGCGCCAAGAAGAGCAGCGCCGGCTATGACCTGACACGCCTGTTCGTGGGCAGCGAGGGCACCCTGGGCGTGATGACGGAGATCACGCTCAAGCTCTACCCGCTGCCCGAAGCGGTGAGCGCCGCAATCTGCCACTTCCCGAGCATCGACGCGGCGGTGCGCACGACGATCCAGGTCATCCAGATGGGCGTGCCCATCGCGCGCTGCGAGCTGCTGGACGCCCACGCCATCCGCGCCGTCAACCGCCACAGCAAGCTCAGCCTGGCCGAGCAGCCCATGCTGCTGATGGAGTTCCACGGCAGCGCGGCCGGCGTGCAGGAGCAGGCCGAGACGGTGCAGGCCATCGCGGCCGAGTTCGGTGGTGGCGGCTTCGAGTGGGCGACCACGCCCGAGGCGCGCAGCAAACTCTGGACGGCGCGCCACCAGGCCTACTTCGCGGCGCTGCAGATGCGCCCGGGCTGCCGCTGCCAGAGCAGCGACACCTGCGTGCCCATCTCGAAGCTGGCCGAGAGCATCAACGACAGCGTGGCCGAGGCCGAGGCCTCGGGCATTCCGTACTGGATCGTCGGCCACGTGGGCGACGGCAACTTCCACCTGAGCTATCTGATGGACCCCACCGACCCGGCCGAGGCCGAGGCCGTGGAGCGCCTGAACGTGCAGATGGTGGAGCGGGCCCTCCGGCTGGGCGGCACCTGCACCGGCGAGCACGGCATCGGCCTGCACAAGATGGGCTACCTCGTGCAGGAGGCGGGCGAGGGCGCTGTGGCGCTGATGCGCAGCGTGAAGCAGGCGCTGGACCCGCGCAACATCATGAACCCGGGCAAGGTGTTCCGGGCCTGA
- a CDS encoding SpoVR family protein, with protein sequence MKPRPLALEHPLPLAERPGEPLPGPSDWSFELIERYHRIIRATAERYGLDTYPNQLEIITAEQMMDAYASVGMPVNYRHWSYGKEFIATEKNYKRGHMGLAYEIVINSNPCISYLMEENTLAMQALVIAHAAYGHNSFFKGNYLFRMWTDAASIIDYLVYARNYVAACEEKHGMDTVEAFLDSCHALAHHGVDRYRRPTRKSLAQELAERADREAHAQRQVNDLWRTLPRKAEKEAAASESRRFPEEPQENLLYFIEKNAPLLEPWQREIVRIVRKVAQYFYPQRQTQVMNEGWATFWHHRLLNTMYDDGFLTDGVMIEWLKSHTNVIFQPPVGHPAYSGINPYALGFAMYTDIQRICEQPTDEDRAWFPGLAGKPWLPALHEAMRNYKDESFIGQYLSPKLMREMRLFAIRDDEGEADLEVAAIHDERGYRRVREMLSRQYDLGQREPDIQVWNVNLRGDRSLTLRHFQHNARPLHDTAAEVLKHVARLWGFGVQLESVNARGEVTQRYGVPAPSA encoded by the coding sequence ATGAAGCCCCGCCCGCTGGCCCTGGAGCATCCCCTGCCGCTGGCCGAGCGGCCCGGCGAACCGCTGCCCGGGCCGAGCGACTGGAGCTTCGAGCTCATCGAGCGCTACCACCGCATCATCAGGGCCACGGCCGAACGCTACGGGCTGGACACCTACCCGAACCAGCTCGAGATCATCACCGCCGAGCAGATGATGGACGCCTACGCCAGCGTGGGCATGCCGGTGAACTACCGCCACTGGAGCTACGGCAAGGAGTTCATCGCCACCGAGAAGAACTACAAGCGTGGCCACATGGGGCTGGCCTACGAGATTGTCATCAACAGCAACCCCTGCATCAGCTACCTGATGGAGGAGAACACGCTGGCGATGCAGGCCCTCGTCATCGCGCACGCGGCCTACGGCCACAACAGCTTCTTCAAGGGCAACTACCTGTTCCGCATGTGGACGGACGCGGCGTCGATCATCGACTACCTCGTCTACGCGCGGAACTATGTCGCGGCCTGCGAAGAGAAGCACGGCATGGACACCGTCGAAGCCTTTCTCGACAGCTGCCATGCCCTGGCCCACCACGGCGTGGACCGCTACCGCCGCCCCACGCGCAAGAGCCTGGCGCAGGAGCTGGCCGAGCGTGCCGACCGCGAGGCCCACGCGCAGCGGCAAGTCAACGACCTGTGGCGCACGCTGCCGCGCAAGGCCGAGAAAGAGGCCGCGGCCAGCGAGAGCCGGCGCTTCCCCGAAGAGCCGCAGGAGAACCTGCTGTACTTCATCGAAAAGAACGCGCCGCTGCTCGAGCCCTGGCAGCGCGAGATCGTGCGCATCGTGCGCAAGGTGGCGCAGTACTTCTACCCGCAGCGCCAGACGCAGGTCATGAATGAAGGTTGGGCAACCTTCTGGCACCACCGCCTGCTCAACACGATGTACGACGACGGGTTTCTCACCGACGGCGTGATGATCGAGTGGCTGAAGTCGCACACCAACGTCATCTTCCAGCCGCCGGTGGGCCACCCGGCGTACAGCGGCATCAACCCCTACGCTCTGGGATTCGCGATGTACACCGACATCCAGCGCATCTGCGAGCAGCCGACGGACGAGGACCGCGCCTGGTTCCCCGGCCTCGCCGGCAAGCCCTGGCTGCCTGCGCTGCATGAGGCCATGCGCAACTACAAGGACGAGAGCTTCATCGGCCAGTACCTGAGCCCGAAGCTGATGCGCGAGATGCGCCTGTTTGCCATCCGCGACGACGAAGGCGAGGCCGACCTCGAGGTGGCCGCCATCCACGACGAGCGGGGCTACCGCCGCGTGCGCGAGATGCTCAGCCGCCAGTACGACCTGGGACAACGCGAGCCCGACATCCAGGTCTGGAACGTCAACCTGCGCGGCGACCGCAGCCTCACGCTGCGGCACTTCCAGCACAACGCCCGGCCGCTGCACGACACCGCCGCCGAGGTGCTGAAGCACGTGGCGCGGCTTTGGGGCTTCGGCGTGCAGCTGGAGAGCGTCAACGCCCGGGGCGAGGTCACCCAGCGCTACGGCGTGCCGGCGCCGTCGGCCTGA
- a CDS encoding YeaH/YhbH family protein, which translates to MQQIIDRRLAGKNKSVGNRERFLRRYKEQVKEAVKRAIDGRGIRDVERGEDIRIPKKDISEPVFGHGPGGIREVVHPGNREYVQGDRIEKPQGGPGGGGSGNGQASDSGDGEDDFVFALSKDEFMQVFFEDLALPHLVRTQLAEVPEWKSHRAGYSSDGTPNNLHVVRSMRGALGRRIALGAGTRRTLKELEDELAECRAHLQPGDAVAEAFIKALVERIELLRSRIERIPYLDPIDLRYRSRVRVPVPTSRAVMFCLMDVSGSMDEARKELSKRFFILLYLFLTRHYEKIELVFIRHHTQASEVDEENFFHARETGGTVVSSALVLMEEIIRARYPPSEWNIYGAQASDGDNWHHDSGRCRELLAEKLLPLVRHFAYVQVAEEEQNLWEEYTQLLGTHRHFAMKKAVSADQIYPVFRDLFKKEGAQAA; encoded by the coding sequence ATGCAGCAGATCATTGATCGACGCCTGGCGGGCAAGAACAAGTCCGTCGGCAACCGCGAGCGCTTCCTGCGCCGCTACAAGGAGCAGGTCAAGGAAGCCGTCAAGCGCGCGATCGACGGCCGCGGCATCCGCGACGTCGAGCGCGGAGAGGACATCCGCATCCCGAAGAAGGACATCTCGGAGCCGGTCTTCGGCCACGGCCCCGGCGGCATCCGCGAGGTGGTGCACCCGGGCAACCGCGAGTACGTGCAGGGCGACCGCATCGAGAAGCCCCAGGGCGGCCCAGGCGGTGGCGGCAGTGGCAATGGCCAGGCCAGCGACTCCGGCGACGGCGAGGACGACTTCGTTTTCGCGCTCAGCAAGGACGAGTTCATGCAGGTCTTCTTCGAGGATCTGGCCTTGCCGCACCTGGTGCGCACGCAGCTGGCCGAGGTGCCGGAGTGGAAGTCGCACCGCGCCGGCTACTCCAGCGACGGCACGCCCAACAACCTGCACGTGGTGCGCAGCATGCGCGGCGCCCTGGGCCGCCGCATCGCACTGGGTGCCGGCACGCGCCGCACGCTCAAGGAGCTGGAGGACGAGCTCGCCGAGTGCCGCGCCCACTTGCAGCCCGGTGACGCCGTGGCCGAGGCGTTCATCAAGGCACTCGTGGAACGCATCGAGCTGCTGCGCAGCCGCATCGAGCGCATCCCCTACCTCGACCCCATCGACCTGCGCTACCGCAGCCGCGTGCGCGTGCCCGTGCCCACCAGCAGGGCCGTGATGTTCTGCCTGATGGATGTGTCCGGCTCGATGGACGAGGCGCGCAAGGAGCTGTCCAAGCGCTTCTTCATCCTGCTGTATCTGTTCCTGACGCGGCACTACGAGAAGATCGAGCTGGTGTTCATCCGCCACCACACGCAGGCCTCTGAGGTGGACGAGGAGAACTTCTTCCACGCCCGCGAGACCGGCGGCACGGTGGTCAGCAGCGCGCTGGTGCTGATGGAAGAGATCATCCGTGCGCGCTACCCGCCCAGCGAGTGGAACATCTACGGCGCGCAGGCCAGCGACGGCGACAACTGGCACCATGACAGCGGCCGCTGCCGCGAGCTGCTCGCCGAGAAGCTGCTGCCGCTGGTGCGCCACTTCGCCTACGTGCAGGTGGCCGAGGAAGAGCAGAACCTCTGGGAGGAATACACCCAGCTGCTGGGCACGCACCGGCACTTTGCCATGAAGAAGGCCGTCAGCGCCGACCAGATCTACCCCGTGTTCCGCGATCTCTTCAAGAAAGAAGGGGCCCAAGCCGCATGA
- a CDS encoding PrkA family serine protein kinase, whose protein sequence is MDVIKHFAARFERTREEEMSLEDYLAECKRTPLAYATAAERMLKAIGEPQSVDTRNDPRLSRLFANKVIKIYPAFAEFYGMEDSIEQVVSYFRHAAQGLEEKKQILYLLGPVGGGKSSIAERLKQLMQEVPFYAIKGSPVNESPLGLFDPAEDGLILESECGIPRRYLNRILSPWAVKRLEEFGGDIRQFKVVRRFPSVLKQVGIAKTEPGDENNQDISSLVGKVDIRKLEAYSQDDPDAYSYSGGLCLANQGLLEFVEMFKAPIKVLHPLLTATQEGNFKGTEGFGAIPFDGIVLAHSNESEWKAFRNNKNNEAFLDRIYIVKVPYCLRVSEEVRIYEKLLRNSSLSAATCAPGTLKMMSQFAILTRLKEPENSSLYSKMLVYDGENLKDTDPRAKSYQEYRDYAGVDEGMSGISTRFAYKILSKVFNFDSTEVAANPVHLMYVLEQQIEREQFPKELEDRYVGFIKEMLAPRYAEFIGKEIQTAYLESYSEYGQNIFDRYVTYADYWIQDHEYRDTDTGEVFDRASLNAELEKIEKPAGIANPKDFRNEIVNFVLRARANHQGNNPVWTSYEKLRTVIEKKMFSNTEELLPVISFNAKASADEAKKHEDFVTRMVAKGYTQKQVRLLCEWYLRVRKSS, encoded by the coding sequence ATGGACGTGATCAAGCACTTCGCCGCCCGCTTCGAGCGCACGCGCGAAGAAGAGATGTCCCTCGAGGACTACCTGGCCGAATGCAAGCGCACCCCGCTGGCCTACGCCACCGCAGCCGAGCGCATGCTCAAGGCCATCGGCGAGCCGCAGAGCGTGGACACGCGCAACGACCCGCGCCTCTCGCGCCTGTTCGCCAACAAGGTGATCAAGATCTACCCGGCCTTCGCCGAGTTCTACGGCATGGAGGACTCGATCGAGCAGGTCGTGTCCTACTTCCGCCACGCCGCACAGGGGCTGGAGGAAAAGAAACAGATCCTCTACCTGCTGGGCCCGGTAGGCGGCGGCAAGAGCAGCATCGCCGAGCGGCTGAAGCAGCTGATGCAGGAGGTGCCCTTCTACGCCATCAAGGGCAGCCCGGTGAACGAATCGCCGCTGGGCCTGTTCGACCCCGCGGAGGACGGCCTCATCCTCGAAAGCGAGTGCGGCATCCCGCGCCGCTACCTCAACCGCATCCTGAGCCCCTGGGCCGTGAAGCGGCTCGAGGAATTCGGCGGCGACATCCGGCAGTTCAAGGTGGTGCGGCGCTTCCCGAGCGTGCTCAAGCAGGTGGGCATCGCCAAGACCGAGCCCGGCGACGAGAACAACCAGGACATCAGCTCGCTGGTGGGCAAGGTCGACATCCGCAAGCTCGAGGCCTACAGCCAGGACGACCCGGACGCCTACAGCTACAGCGGCGGCCTGTGCCTGGCCAACCAGGGGCTGCTGGAGTTCGTCGAGATGTTCAAGGCGCCGATCAAGGTGCTGCACCCGCTGCTGACGGCCACGCAGGAGGGCAACTTCAAGGGCACCGAGGGCTTCGGCGCCATCCCCTTCGACGGCATCGTGCTGGCGCACAGCAACGAGAGCGAGTGGAAGGCCTTCCGCAACAACAAGAACAACGAGGCCTTCCTCGACCGCATCTACATCGTCAAGGTGCCTTACTGCCTGCGCGTCAGCGAGGAGGTCCGGATCTACGAGAAACTGCTGCGCAACTCGTCGCTGAGCGCGGCCACCTGCGCGCCGGGCACGCTGAAGATGATGAGCCAGTTCGCCATCCTGACGCGCCTGAAGGAGCCCGAGAACAGCTCGCTGTACTCGAAGATGCTGGTCTACGACGGCGAGAACCTCAAGGACACCGACCCGCGCGCCAAGAGCTACCAGGAGTACCGCGACTACGCCGGTGTCGACGAGGGCATGAGCGGCATCAGCACGCGCTTCGCCTACAAGATTCTGAGTAAGGTCTTCAACTTCGACAGCACCGAGGTCGCGGCCAACCCCGTGCACCTGATGTACGTGCTGGAGCAGCAGATCGAACGCGAGCAGTTCCCCAAGGAGCTGGAAGACCGGTACGTCGGCTTCATCAAGGAGATGCTGGCGCCACGCTACGCCGAGTTCATCGGCAAGGAGATCCAGACGGCGTACCTGGAGAGCTACTCGGAGTATGGGCAGAACATCTTCGACCGTTACGTCACCTACGCCGACTACTGGATCCAGGACCACGAGTACCGCGACACCGACACCGGCGAGGTCTTCGACCGCGCGTCGCTCAACGCCGAGCTGGAGAAGATCGAGAAGCCCGCCGGCATCGCCAACCCCAAGGACTTCCGCAACGAGATCGTCAACTTCGTGCTGCGCGCCCGCGCCAACCACCAGGGCAACAACCCGGTGTGGACGAGCTACGAGAAGCTGCGCACCGTGATCGAGAAAAAGATGTTCAGCAACACCGAGGAGCTGCTGCCGGTGATCAGCTTCAACGCCAAGGCGAGTGCGGACGAAGCCAAGAAGCACGAGGACTTCGTGACGCGCATGGTGGCCAAGGGCTACACGCAGAAGCAGGTGCGCCTGCTGTGCGAGTGGTACCTGCGCGTGCGCAAGAGCAGCTGA
- a CDS encoding MFS transporter, translating to MNTPLLLLAFCQALFLTNNVTFIAINGLVGLQLAPWGWMATLPVTGYVVGAALSALPVSRLQARLGRQRSFQIGLVVAAGSAGLCALAVSIGSFWLLVAATVVAGFYSANGALYRFAGTELVAPAFRERALSWVLAGGVLGAFLGPNLASATRGWFATPFVGAYLALVGVAIVGLVVMSFIRFPALAVPVAGAPAGRTIAELARQPAFVVAVAAAALGYGVMNLLMAATPIAMQQCRHPFESAALVLEWHVLGMFVPSFFTGSLIKRFGALPVMAVGLLLNIVCVAVALSGVDLMQFLIALAALGVGWNFLYTGGSTLLTQTYRPEEKTRAQGYMDTCVFWTMALSSVSSGALITTQGWTLLNLGSLVPLALLGLALGWLAASQRRAAAAAS from the coding sequence TTGAACACCCCGCTGTTGCTGCTGGCCTTCTGCCAGGCGCTGTTCCTGACGAACAACGTCACCTTCATCGCCATCAACGGTCTCGTGGGCCTGCAGCTGGCGCCCTGGGGCTGGATGGCGACGCTGCCGGTCACGGGCTACGTGGTCGGCGCAGCGCTGTCGGCCCTGCCGGTGTCGCGGCTGCAGGCGCGGCTGGGCCGGCAGCGCAGCTTTCAGATCGGCCTGGTGGTGGCAGCCGGATCCGCCGGCTTGTGCGCGCTGGCCGTCAGCATCGGCAGCTTCTGGCTGCTGGTGGCCGCCACCGTGGTGGCCGGCTTCTACAGCGCCAACGGCGCGCTCTACCGCTTTGCCGGCACCGAGCTGGTGGCGCCGGCCTTCCGCGAGCGCGCGCTGTCGTGGGTGCTGGCCGGCGGCGTGCTGGGTGCCTTCCTCGGGCCGAACTTGGCCAGCGCCACGCGCGGCTGGTTCGCCACGCCCTTCGTCGGTGCCTACCTGGCGCTGGTGGGCGTGGCGATCGTCGGGCTGGTGGTGATGTCCTTCATCCGCTTTCCGGCTCTTGCGGTGCCGGTGGCGGGCGCACCGGCCGGGCGCACCATCGCCGAGCTCGCCCGCCAGCCGGCCTTCGTGGTGGCCGTGGCGGCAGCGGCGCTGGGTTACGGCGTCATGAACCTGCTCATGGCGGCCACGCCGATCGCCATGCAGCAGTGCCGGCACCCCTTCGAGAGCGCGGCGCTGGTGCTGGAGTGGCACGTGCTGGGCATGTTCGTGCCCAGCTTCTTCACCGGCAGCCTCATCAAGCGCTTCGGCGCCCTGCCGGTGATGGCCGTGGGCCTGCTGCTCAACATCGTGTGCGTGGCGGTGGCGCTGTCGGGCGTGGACCTGATGCAGTTCCTCATCGCGCTGGCCGCTCTGGGCGTGGGCTGGAACTTTCTCTACACCGGCGGCAGCACGCTGCTCACGCAGACCTACCGCCCCGAGGAGAAGACGCGGGCGCAAGGCTACATGGACACCTGCGTGTTCTGGACCATGGCGCTGAGCTCGGTCAGCTCGGGCGCGCTCATCACCACCCAGGGCTGGACGCTGCTGAACCTGGGCTCGCTCGTGCCGCTGGCGCTGCTGGGCCTGGCGCTGGGGTGGCTGGCGGCGAGCCAGCGGCGGGCGGCAGCGGCGGCCTCCTAG